Proteins encoded by one window of Enterobacter hormaechei subsp. xiangfangensis:
- the dppC gene encoding dipeptide ABC transporter permease DppC encodes MSQVTQNKVVTAPVPMTPMQEFWHYFKRNKGAVVGLVYVSIMILIAVFANVLAPYNPADQFRDALLAPPAWQDGGSLAHLLGTDDVGRDVLSRLMYGARLSLLVGCLVVVLSLIMGIVLGLVAGYFGGIVDNIIMRVVDIMLALPSLLLALVLVAIFGPSIGNAALALTFVALPHYVRLTRAAVLVEVNRDYVTASRVAGAGAMRQMFINIFPNCLAPLIVQASLGFSNAILDMAALGFLGMGAQPPTPEWGTMLSDVLQFAQSAWWVVTFPGLAILLTVLAFNLMGDGLRDALDPKLKQ; translated from the coding sequence TGCAGGAATTCTGGCACTACTTCAAGCGCAACAAAGGCGCGGTCGTCGGGCTGGTGTATGTTTCCATCATGATCCTGATTGCGGTGTTTGCGAACGTCCTTGCGCCGTATAACCCGGCTGATCAGTTCCGCGATGCGCTGCTGGCACCTCCTGCATGGCAGGACGGCGGAAGCCTGGCGCACCTGCTGGGCACCGACGACGTGGGTCGCGATGTGCTTTCGCGCCTGATGTACGGCGCACGCCTGTCGCTGCTGGTTGGCTGCCTCGTTGTCGTACTGTCGCTGATCATGGGGATCGTACTCGGCCTGGTTGCAGGCTACTTCGGCGGCATTGTTGATAACATCATCATGCGCGTCGTCGACATTATGCTGGCATTGCCAAGCCTGCTGCTGGCGCTGGTGCTGGTGGCGATCTTCGGTCCGTCGATTGGTAACGCCGCGCTTGCGCTGACGTTTGTTGCGCTACCGCACTATGTGCGTCTGACCCGTGCGGCGGTGCTTGTGGAAGTGAACCGCGACTACGTTACCGCCTCTCGCGTGGCGGGTGCCGGTGCGATGCGTCAGATGTTTATCAATATCTTCCCAAACTGCCTTGCGCCGCTGATTGTTCAGGCGTCGCTCGGTTTCTCTAACGCCATTCTTGATATGGCCGCTCTTGGCTTCCTTGGCATGGGTGCGCAGCCGCCAACACCGGAGTGGGGCACCATGCTCTCCGACGTGTTGCAGTTCGCGCAAAGCGCCTGGTGGGTCGTCACCTTCCCGGGTCTGGCGATTCTGCTGACGGTGCTGGCATTTAACCTGATGGGTGATGGTCTGCGTGATGCACTTGATCCCAAACTGAAGCAGTAA
- the dppD gene encoding dipeptide ABC transporter ATP-binding protein: protein MALLNVNKLSVHFGDEGTPFRAVDRISYSVNQGEVVGIVGESGSGKSVSSLAIMGLIDYPGRVMAENLEFNGQDLKRISEKQRRQLVGAEVAMIFQDPMTSLNPCYTVGFQIMEAIKVHQGGNKKTRRQRAIDLLNQVGIPDPASRLDVYPHQLSGGMSQRVMIAMAIACRPKLLIADEPTTALDVTIQAQIIELLLELQQKENMALVLITHDLALVAEAAHKIIVMYAGQVVETGSSHDIFRAPRHPYTQALLRALPEFAQDKARLASLPGVVPGKYDRPQGCLLNPRCPYATDKCRAEEPELNLLADGRQSKCHYPLDDAGRPTL, encoded by the coding sequence ATGGCGTTATTAAATGTAAATAAATTATCCGTGCACTTTGGCGACGAAGGCACACCGTTTCGCGCCGTGGACCGTATCAGCTACAGCGTTAATCAGGGCGAAGTGGTCGGGATTGTAGGTGAGTCGGGCTCCGGTAAGTCAGTGAGTTCGCTGGCGATTATGGGGCTGATTGACTACCCCGGCCGCGTGATGGCGGAAAATCTGGAGTTCAACGGTCAGGATCTGAAGCGTATTTCCGAAAAACAGCGCCGCCAGCTGGTGGGCGCGGAAGTGGCGATGATCTTCCAGGACCCCATGACCAGCCTGAACCCATGCTACACCGTGGGTTTCCAGATTATGGAAGCGATTAAGGTGCATCAGGGTGGGAATAAGAAAACCCGTCGCCAGCGTGCTATCGATCTGCTGAACCAGGTGGGGATACCTGACCCAGCATCGCGTCTGGACGTTTACCCGCACCAGCTTTCAGGCGGGATGAGCCAGCGCGTGATGATCGCCATGGCGATTGCCTGTCGGCCAAAGCTGCTGATTGCGGATGAACCGACGACGGCGCTTGACGTGACCATCCAGGCACAGATCATCGAGCTGCTGCTGGAGCTGCAGCAGAAAGAGAACATGGCGCTGGTGCTGATTACGCACGATCTGGCGCTGGTGGCGGAAGCGGCGCACAAAATCATCGTGATGTACGCGGGTCAGGTGGTGGAGACCGGAAGTTCGCACGATATCTTCCGCGCGCCGCGTCATCCGTATACGCAGGCGTTGCTGCGTGCGCTGCCGGAGTTTGCCCAGGACAAAGCGCGTCTGGCGTCACTGCCGGGTGTGGTTCCGGGTAAATATGACCGTCCGCAGGGCTGCCTGCTGAATCCGCGCTGCCCGTATGCGACGGATAAATGCCGCGCCGAGGAGCCAGAGCTGAATCTGCTGGCCGATGGTCGGCAGTCAAAATGCCACTACCCACTCGATGATGCCGGGAGGCCAACACTATGA
- the dppF gene encoding dipeptide ABC transporter ATP-binding subunit DppF, which yields MSTHEATTQQPLLQAIDLKKHYPVKKGIFAPERLVKALDGVSFSLERGKTLAVVGESGCGKSTLGRLLTMIETPTGGELYYQGQDLLKHDPQAQKLRRQKIQIVFQNPYGSLNPRKKVGQILEEPLLINSNLSKEQRREKALAMMAKVGLKTEHYDRYPHMFSGGQRQRIAIARGLMLDPDVVIADEPVSALDVSVRAQVLNLMMDLQQDLGLSYVFISHDLSVVEHIADEVMVMYLGRCVEKGTKDQIFTNPRHPYTQALLSATPRLNPDDRRERIKLTGELPSPLNPPPGCAFNARCRRRFGPCTQLQPQLKDYGGQLVACFAVDQDENGEKPHA from the coding sequence ATGAGTACGCACGAGGCCACCACGCAACAGCCGCTGTTGCAGGCTATCGACCTGAAAAAACATTACCCGGTGAAGAAGGGGATTTTTGCTCCTGAGCGCCTGGTAAAAGCGCTGGACGGCGTCTCCTTCAGCCTTGAACGCGGTAAAACGCTGGCGGTCGTCGGGGAGTCGGGCTGTGGGAAATCCACGCTGGGCCGTCTGCTGACGATGATTGAAACGCCAACCGGCGGCGAGCTTTACTATCAGGGCCAGGATCTGCTCAAGCACGATCCGCAGGCGCAGAAGCTGCGTCGCCAGAAAATCCAGATTGTGTTCCAGAACCCGTACGGTTCTTTAAACCCGCGTAAAAAAGTGGGGCAGATTCTGGAAGAACCGCTGCTGATTAACAGCAATCTGAGCAAAGAGCAGCGTCGTGAAAAAGCGCTGGCGATGATGGCGAAGGTGGGGCTTAAAACCGAGCATTACGATCGCTACCCGCATATGTTCTCTGGTGGTCAGCGTCAGCGTATTGCCATCGCTCGTGGGCTGATGCTTGACCCGGATGTGGTGATTGCCGATGAGCCGGTCTCAGCGCTTGACGTGTCCGTTCGCGCGCAGGTGCTTAACCTGATGATGGATTTACAGCAGGATCTGGGACTGTCGTACGTCTTCATCTCCCATGACCTGTCCGTGGTCGAGCACATTGCCGATGAGGTGATGGTGATGTATCTGGGACGCTGCGTGGAGAAGGGGACGAAAGATCAGATCTTTACTAACCCGCGTCATCCGTATACCCAGGCACTGCTGTCTGCGACGCCGCGGCTGAACCCGGATGACCGCCGTGAGCGCATTAAGCTGACCGGTGAGTTGCCAAGCCCGCTTAACCCGCCGCCGGGATGTGCGTTTAACGCCCGCTGCCGTCGCCGCTTCGGTCCGTGTACGCAGTTGCAGCCACAGCTAAAGGATTATGGTGGACAGCTGGTGGCCTGCTTCGCGGTCGATCAGGATGAAAACGGCGAAAAGCCGCATGCATAA
- the coaA gene encoding type I pantothenate kinase: protein MSKKEQTLMTPYLQFNRSQWAALRDSVPMTLTEGEIARLKGINEDLSLEEVAEIYLPLSRLLNFYISSNLRRQAVLEQFLGTNGQRIPYIISIAGSVAVGKSTTARVLQALLSRWPEHRSVELITTDGFLHPNEVLKERGLMKKKGFPLSYDMHRLVKFVSDLKSGVPHVTAPVYSHLIYDRIPDGDKTVVQPDILILEGLNVLQSGMDYPHDPHHVFVSDFVDFSIYVDAPEDLLQRWYINRFLKFREGAFTDPDSYFHNYAQLSEEEAISVATGLWNEINYVNLKENILPTRERASLILTKSEKHAVDQIRLRK, encoded by the coding sequence ATGAGCAAAAAAGAGCAAACGTTAATGACGCCCTATCTTCAGTTTAACCGTAGCCAGTGGGCAGCCCTGCGTGACTCCGTCCCTATGACACTGACGGAAGGTGAAATCGCACGGCTAAAAGGGATAAACGAAGATCTCTCCCTGGAAGAGGTGGCAGAAATCTATCTCCCCCTCTCTCGCTTGCTTAACTTCTATATCAGCTCCAATTTGCGTCGTCAGGCCGTCCTGGAACAGTTCCTCGGCACGAACGGTCAACGTATTCCTTATATCATCAGTATTGCGGGCAGCGTGGCAGTGGGTAAAAGTACCACCGCGCGCGTGCTTCAGGCGCTGCTGAGCCGCTGGCCGGAACACCGCAGCGTGGAGCTGATCACCACCGACGGCTTCCTGCATCCCAACGAGGTGTTGAAAGAACGCGGCCTGATGAAAAAGAAGGGCTTCCCGCTCTCTTATGATATGCACCGCCTGGTAAAGTTTGTTTCAGATCTAAAATCGGGCGTACCTCACGTTACCGCGCCGGTTTACTCACATCTGATCTACGACCGCATCCCGGATGGCGACAAAACGGTTGTGCAGCCCGACATCCTGATTCTGGAAGGCTTAAACGTCCTGCAAAGCGGGATGGATTACCCTCACGATCCGCATCATGTGTTTGTCTCTGACTTTGTCGATTTCTCAATCTATGTCGATGCGCCGGAAGATTTGCTGCAACGCTGGTATATCAACCGCTTCCTGAAGTTCCGCGAAGGGGCGTTCACCGACCCGGATTCCTACTTCCACAACTACGCCCAGCTCTCTGAAGAAGAGGCTATCAGCGTGGCGACCGGGCTGTGGAATGAGATCAACTACGTCAACCTCAAAGAGAACATCCTGCCGACGCGCGAACGCGCAAGCCTGATCCTCACCAAGAGTGAGAAACACGCCGTCGACCAGATTCGTTTACGGAAGTAG
- the tuf gene encoding elongation factor Tu, with amino-acid sequence MSKEKFERTKPHVNVGTIGHVDHGKTTLTAAITTVLAKTYGGAARAFDQIDNAPEEKARGITINTSHVEYDTPTRHYAHVDCPGHADYVKNMITGAAQMDGAILVVAATDGPMPQTREHILLGRQVGVPYIIVFLNKCDMVDDEELLELVEMEVRELLSQYDFPGDDTPIVRGSALKALEGDAEWEAKIIELAGFLDSYIPEPERAIDKPFLLPIEDVFSISGRGTVVTGRVERGIIKVGEEVEIVGIKETAKSTCTGVEMFRKLLDEGRAGENVGVLLRGIKREEIERGQVLAKPGSIKPHTKFESEVYILSKDEGGRHTPFFKGYRPQFYFRTTDVTGTIELPEGVEMVMPGDNIKMVVTLIHPIAMDDGLRFAIREGGRTVGAGVVAKVLG; translated from the coding sequence ATGTCTAAAGAAAAGTTTGAACGTACAAAACCGCACGTTAACGTCGGTACTATCGGCCACGTTGACCATGGTAAAACAACGCTGACCGCTGCAATCACTACCGTACTGGCTAAAACCTACGGCGGTGCTGCTCGTGCTTTCGACCAGATCGATAACGCACCAGAAGAAAAAGCTCGTGGTATCACCATCAACACTTCTCACGTTGAGTATGACACCCCGACTCGCCACTACGCACACGTAGACTGCCCAGGCCACGCCGACTATGTTAAAAACATGATCACCGGTGCTGCGCAGATGGACGGCGCGATCCTGGTTGTTGCTGCGACTGATGGCCCTATGCCTCAGACTCGTGAGCACATCCTGCTGGGTCGTCAGGTAGGCGTTCCTTACATCATCGTGTTCCTGAACAAGTGCGACATGGTTGATGACGAAGAGCTGCTGGAACTGGTAGAGATGGAAGTTCGTGAACTGCTGTCTCAGTACGATTTCCCAGGCGACGACACTCCAATCGTTCGTGGTTCCGCGCTGAAAGCGCTGGAAGGCGATGCAGAGTGGGAAGCGAAAATCATCGAACTGGCTGGCTTCCTGGATTCTTACATCCCAGAACCAGAGCGTGCGATTGACAAGCCATTCCTGCTGCCAATCGAAGACGTATTCTCCATCTCCGGTCGTGGTACCGTTGTTACCGGTCGTGTAGAGCGCGGTATCATCAAAGTTGGTGAAGAAGTTGAAATCGTTGGTATCAAAGAGACTGCGAAGTCTACCTGTACTGGCGTTGAAATGTTCCGCAAACTGCTGGACGAAGGCCGTGCTGGTGAGAACGTTGGTGTTCTGCTGCGTGGTATCAAACGTGAAGAAATCGAACGTGGTCAGGTTCTGGCGAAGCCAGGCTCAATCAAGCCACACACCAAGTTCGAATCTGAAGTGTACATTCTGTCCAAAGACGAAGGCGGCCGTCATACTCCGTTCTTCAAAGGCTACCGTCCACAGTTCTACTTCCGTACAACTGACGTGACCGGTACCATCGAACTGCCAGAAGGCGTAGAGATGGTAATGCCAGGCGACAACATCAAGATGGTTGTGACTCTGATCCACCCAATCGCGATGGACGACGGTCTGCGTTTCGCAATCCGTGAAGGCGGCCGTACCGTTGGCGCGGGCGTTGTTGCTAAAGTTCTCGGCTAA
- the secE gene encoding preprotein translocase subunit SecE, with the protein MSANTEAQGSGRGLEAMKWVVVAVLLIVAIVGNYLYRDMMLPLRALAVVILIAAAGGVALLTTKGKATVAFAREARTEVRKVIWPTRQETLHTTLIVAAVTAVMSLILWGLDGILVRLVSFITGLRF; encoded by the coding sequence ATGAGTGCGAATACCGAAGCTCAAGGGAGCGGGCGCGGCCTGGAAGCGATGAAATGGGTAGTTGTAGCCGTGCTGCTGATTGTGGCGATTGTCGGCAACTATCTTTATCGTGACATGATGCTGCCGCTACGCGCGCTTGCAGTGGTAATTCTGATTGCTGCGGCGGGTGGTGTCGCGCTGTTGACGACGAAAGGCAAAGCGACCGTTGCGTTTGCCCGCGAAGCGCGTACCGAAGTCCGCAAGGTCATTTGGCCGACTCGCCAGGAAACATTGCACACCACGCTGATTGTAGCGGCGGTAACCGCTGTAATGTCACTGATCCTGTGGGGACTGGATGGTATTCTGGTTCGCCTGGTATCCTTTATCACTGGCCTGAGGTTCTGA
- the nusG gene encoding transcription termination/antitermination protein NusG: MSEAPKKRWYVVQAFSGFEGRVATSLREHIKLHNMEELFGEVMVPTEEVVEIRGGQRRKSERKFFPGYVLVQMVMNDASWHLVRSVPRVMGFIGGTSDRPAPISDKEVDAIMNRLQQVGDKPRPKTLFEPGEMVRVNDGPFADFNGVVEEVDYEKSRLKVSVSIFGRATPVELDFAQVEKA, encoded by the coding sequence ATGTCTGAAGCCCCTAAAAAGCGCTGGTACGTCGTTCAGGCGTTTTCCGGTTTTGAAGGCCGCGTAGCTACGTCGCTGCGTGAGCATATCAAATTACACAATATGGAAGAGTTATTTGGCGAAGTTATGGTTCCGACCGAAGAAGTGGTTGAGATCCGTGGCGGCCAACGTCGCAAAAGCGAACGTAAATTCTTCCCGGGTTACGTGCTGGTTCAGATGGTGATGAACGACGCGAGCTGGCACCTGGTGCGCAGCGTACCACGCGTGATGGGCTTTATCGGCGGCACATCTGACCGTCCGGCGCCAATCAGCGACAAAGAAGTTGATGCGATTATGAACCGCCTCCAGCAGGTGGGTGACAAACCGCGTCCGAAAACGCTGTTTGAACCGGGTGAGATGGTTCGTGTTAACGACGGTCCGTTTGCTGACTTTAATGGCGTCGTCGAAGAAGTGGACTACGAGAAGTCCCGCCTGAAAGTTTCCGTTTCTATCTTTGGTCGTGCGACCCCGGTAGAGCTGGACTTTGCTCAGGTAGAAAAAGCCTAA
- the rplK gene encoding 50S ribosomal protein L11 — protein sequence MAKKVQAYVKLQVAAGMANPSPPVGPALGQQGVNIMEFCKAFNAKTESMEKGLPIPVVITVYADRSFTFVTKTPPAAVLLKKAAGIKSGSGKPNKDKVGKISRAQLQEIAQTKAADMTGSDIEAMTRSIEGTARSMGLVVED from the coding sequence ATGGCTAAGAAAGTACAAGCCTACGTCAAGCTGCAGGTTGCAGCAGGTATGGCGAACCCAAGTCCACCAGTTGGTCCAGCTCTGGGTCAGCAGGGTGTGAACATCATGGAATTCTGTAAAGCGTTCAACGCCAAAACTGAATCCATGGAGAAAGGTCTGCCAATCCCAGTTGTAATCACTGTTTACGCTGACCGTTCTTTCACTTTCGTTACCAAAACCCCTCCAGCAGCAGTTCTGCTGAAGAAAGCAGCGGGCATCAAGTCTGGTTCCGGTAAGCCGAACAAAGACAAAGTGGGTAAAATTTCCCGCGCTCAGTTGCAGGAAATCGCGCAGACCAAAGCTGCCGACATGACTGGTTCCGACATTGAAGCGATGACTCGCTCCATCGAAGGTACTGCACGTTCCATGGGCCTGGTAGTGGAGGACTAA
- the rplA gene encoding 50S ribosomal protein L1, with product MAKLTKRMSVIRDKVDATKQYDINEAIALLKELATAKFVESVDVAVNLGIDARKSDQNVRGATVLPHGTGRSVRVAVFAQGANAEAAKAAGAELVGMEDLADQIKKGEMNFDVVIASPDAMRVVGQLGQVLGPRGLMPNPKVGTVTPNVAEAVKNAKAGQVRYRNDKNGIIHTTIGKVDFDADKLKENLEALLVALKKAKPTQAKGVYIKKVSISTTMGAGVAVDQAGLSAAAN from the coding sequence ATGGCTAAACTGACCAAGCGCATGTCCGTGATCCGTGACAAAGTTGATGCGACCAAACAGTACGACATCAACGAAGCTATCGCTCTGCTGAAAGAACTGGCTACCGCTAAGTTCGTTGAAAGCGTTGACGTTGCCGTTAACCTGGGCATCGACGCTCGTAAATCCGATCAGAACGTTCGTGGCGCAACTGTACTGCCACACGGTACTGGCCGTTCCGTACGCGTAGCTGTATTTGCTCAGGGTGCAAACGCTGAAGCTGCTAAAGCTGCCGGCGCTGAACTGGTAGGTATGGAAGATCTGGCTGATCAGATCAAGAAAGGCGAAATGAACTTTGACGTTGTTATTGCTTCTCCAGATGCAATGCGCGTTGTTGGCCAGCTGGGCCAGGTTCTGGGTCCACGCGGCCTGATGCCAAACCCGAAAGTGGGTACTGTAACCCCTAACGTTGCTGAAGCGGTTAAGAACGCTAAAGCAGGTCAGGTTCGTTATCGTAACGACAAAAACGGCATCATCCACACCACCATCGGTAAAGTGGACTTTGACGCTGACAAACTGAAAGAAAACCTGGAAGCTCTGCTGGTTGCGCTGAAAAAAGCAAAACCAACTCAGGCGAAAGGCGTGTACATCAAGAAAGTTAGCATCTCCACCACCATGGGTGCAGGTGTTGCAGTTGACCAGGCTGGCCTGAGCGCTGCTGCAAACTAA
- the rplJ gene encoding 50S ribosomal protein L10 gives MALNLQDKQAIVAEVSEVAKGALSAVVADSRGVTVDKMTELRKAGREAGVYMRVVRNTLLRRVVEGTQFECLKDTFVGPTLIAYSMEHPGAAARLFKEFAKANAKFEVKAAAFEGELIPASQIDRLATLPTYEEAIARLMATMKEAAAGKLVRTLAAVRDAKEAA, from the coding sequence ATGGCTTTAAATCTTCAAGACAAACAAGCGATTGTTGCTGAAGTCAGCGAAGTAGCCAAAGGCGCGCTGTCTGCAGTAGTTGCGGATTCCCGTGGCGTTACTGTAGACAAAATGACTGAACTGCGTAAAGCAGGTCGTGAAGCTGGCGTATACATGCGTGTTGTTCGTAACACCCTGCTGCGTCGCGTAGTTGAAGGTACTCAGTTCGAGTGCCTGAAAGACACGTTTGTTGGTCCGACCCTGATTGCATACTCTATGGAACACCCGGGCGCTGCTGCTCGTCTGTTCAAAGAGTTCGCGAAAGCGAATGCAAAATTTGAGGTCAAAGCTGCAGCCTTTGAAGGTGAGTTGATCCCGGCATCGCAAATCGATCGCCTGGCAACCCTGCCGACCTACGAAGAAGCAATTGCACGCCTGATGGCAACCATGAAAGAAGCTGCGGCTGGCAAACTGGTTCGCACTCTGGCTGCTGTACGCGATGCGAAAGAAGCTGCTTAA
- the rplL gene encoding 50S ribosomal protein L7/L12: protein MSITKDQIIEAVAAMSVMDVVELVSAMEEKFGVSAAAAVAVAAGPAEAAEEKTEFDVILKAAGANKVAVIKAVRGATGLGLKEAKDLVESAPAALKEGVSKDDAEALKKSLEEAGAEVEVK from the coding sequence ATGTCTATCACTAAAGATCAAATCATTGAAGCAGTAGCAGCTATGTCCGTAATGGACGTTGTAGAGCTGGTTTCTGCAATGGAAGAAAAATTCGGTGTTTCTGCTGCTGCTGCTGTAGCTGTAGCTGCGGGCCCGGCTGAAGCTGCTGAAGAAAAAACTGAATTCGACGTAATTCTGAAAGCTGCTGGCGCGAACAAAGTTGCTGTAATCAAAGCAGTACGTGGCGCAACTGGCCTGGGTCTGAAAGAAGCTAAAGACCTGGTAGAATCTGCTCCAGCTGCGCTGAAAGAAGGCGTGAGCAAAGACGACGCAGAAGCACTGAAAAAATCTCTGGAAGAAGCTGGCGCTGAAGTTGAAGTTAAATAA